A region of Candidatus Eremiobacterota bacterium DNA encodes the following proteins:
- a CDS encoding alpha-galactosidase, with protein sequence MAREPERFITMETTGESFRFDCENGTFDLFDTSTGWTIISQATASVNSLFMKGRPVTASKIRGGYLFSAQFPEEKVLMELSVQLHQQKKVFVLEVHLTNMGNDAIPVESLSPLTIRHDLDGELLMGNAAFYQQGYQSWDGTQVISLPAKEPHIEGHWMAVLESRSAPSFGLMAGFTSFRSALSKIRVTYRRSFEAFEALTLWEGIPLAPGKKMTGEKFILSIAPSGLEALALWAECAALEMKCRPREITPAGWCSWYEAYEHIDEALILENIEKAGEMEGLTYFQIDDGYQKSEGDWLEAGEKFPSGMPFLMERIREKGLSPGIWVAPFMVGSNSTLFKKHSAWLIKDDKDNPLPLIEWRTGTMYGLDITHPGAQQWLDRLFRVMSGEWGVEFFKVDFLYIAAMAGKRHRKNWTGIQCLRKGLELIRDAVGERFITGCGAPLGPSMGLVDAMRISSDVGASWYGEFSLSRALKNTFSRSLFHRHLWINDPDCLIVRNTETGLTEEEVKTQVSIVALSGGIVSLSDSLKALSPDRRLLLSKVLPPFGVSARPTRLFSQRPLGVFDLRIERPFGAWHVVALVNHDDAPRDLTFDLAFTGMRQKEYLVYDIWNDLFLGVLRGKVSFRSVPPHGTKLIVVKTALAHPQLVATDLHLTSGGCEVSHYHYSPRTRELTVEIKAPGRRECSLIFHLPSRFRLKEITGTAETLDREDGLIEVKCAFTREFSTTLSFEREESRASR encoded by the coding sequence GTGGCAAGAGAGCCTGAACGGTTCATCACCATGGAGACCACTGGTGAGAGCTTCCGTTTTGATTGCGAGAACGGGACCTTTGACCTCTTTGACACCAGCACCGGCTGGACAATAATCAGCCAGGCCACGGCATCGGTGAACAGCCTCTTTATGAAAGGAAGGCCTGTCACGGCGTCAAAAATCAGGGGTGGTTACCTTTTTTCCGCCCAATTCCCTGAAGAAAAGGTGCTCATGGAGCTTTCCGTGCAGCTCCACCAGCAGAAAAAGGTTTTCGTCCTGGAGGTTCACCTCACCAACATGGGAAATGATGCCATTCCTGTCGAAAGCCTCTCCCCCCTCACCATAAGGCACGATCTCGACGGCGAGCTCCTCATGGGAAATGCCGCATTCTACCAGCAGGGCTACCAGTCATGGGATGGAACGCAGGTAATCAGCCTCCCTGCAAAGGAACCGCACATTGAGGGCCACTGGATGGCGGTGCTGGAAAGCCGGTCCGCCCCGAGCTTCGGACTTATGGCGGGATTCACCTCGTTCCGAAGCGCGCTCTCGAAGATAAGGGTCACCTACCGGCGCTCCTTTGAAGCTTTTGAAGCCCTCACCCTCTGGGAAGGCATTCCCCTGGCACCGGGGAAGAAGATGACGGGAGAAAAATTCATACTCTCCATTGCCCCCTCGGGGCTTGAGGCCCTGGCGCTCTGGGCAGAATGCGCCGCCCTCGAGATGAAGTGCCGTCCCCGGGAGATCACCCCTGCGGGATGGTGCTCATGGTATGAGGCTTATGAGCATATCGACGAGGCACTGATCCTGGAAAATATTGAAAAGGCCGGGGAAATGGAGGGCCTCACCTACTTCCAGATAGATGACGGCTACCAGAAAAGCGAGGGAGACTGGCTTGAAGCCGGAGAAAAGTTTCCCAGTGGCATGCCCTTCCTGATGGAAAGAATACGGGAGAAGGGCCTCTCTCCCGGTATCTGGGTGGCGCCCTTCATGGTAGGGAGCAATTCCACCCTCTTTAAAAAGCACTCTGCATGGCTGATCAAAGATGACAAGGACAACCCTCTCCCCCTTATTGAATGGAGAACAGGCACCATGTACGGTCTTGATATCACGCACCCGGGAGCCCAGCAGTGGCTTGACCGCCTATTCAGGGTGATGAGCGGAGAGTGGGGCGTCGAGTTCTTCAAGGTGGACTTCCTGTATATTGCAGCCATGGCAGGAAAAAGGCACAGAAAAAACTGGACGGGCATCCAATGCCTGAGAAAAGGCCTGGAGCTGATAAGGGATGCCGTGGGAGAGAGGTTTATCACAGGCTGCGGCGCCCCCCTGGGGCCCTCGATGGGCCTGGTTGATGCCATGCGCATCAGCAGCGATGTGGGAGCCTCATGGTACGGAGAGTTTTCCCTTTCGAGGGCCCTCAAAAACACCTTTTCCCGCTCTCTGTTCCACAGGCACCTGTGGATTAACGATCCTGACTGCCTGATAGTCCGCAACACCGAAACAGGCCTCACTGAAGAGGAGGTGAAAACACAGGTAAGCATTGTGGCACTCTCGGGCGGTATAGTATCTCTCAGCGACAGTCTCAAAGCCCTCTCACCGGACCGAAGGCTGCTCCTCTCAAAGGTGCTCCCCCCCTTCGGCGTGAGCGCCAGGCCGACTCGCCTCTTTTCCCAGAGACCCCTCGGGGTTTTTGACCTGCGCATCGAGCGTCCCTTCGGAGCCTGGCACGTCGTGGCCCTTGTCAACCACGATGATGCTCCCAGGGACCTCACCTTTGATCTTGCCTTTACGGGGATGCGCCAGAAAGAGTACCTGGTCTATGACATCTGGAATGACCTGTTCCTGGGAGTGCTCAGGGGAAAGGTGAGCTTCCGCTCAGTGCCTCCCCATGGCACAAAGCTCATCGTGGTAAAAACGGCTCTTGCTCACCCCCAGCTTGTGGCCACGGACCTCCACCTCACCTCCGGCGGCTGTGAAGTCTCGCACTACCATTACAGCCCACGGACAAGGGAGCTCACGGTGGAGATCAAAGCCCCGGGACGCAGGGAATGCTCACTGATCTTCCACCTTCCATCCCGGTTCCGCCTGAAGGAGATCACAGGCACGGCGGAGACCCTTGACCGCGAGGACGGCCTCATCGAGGTCAAGTGCGCTTTCACGAGAGAGTTCTCCACCACGCTTTCCTTTGAGCGGGAGGAGTCCCGGGCTTCCAGGTGA
- the amrB gene encoding AmmeMemoRadiSam system protein B, which yields MDVQVRSAVVSGSFYPYDEKSCGEMIDTIMKDLKRIPGLGKVVAGIVPHAGWIFSGPTAGKVFAQIDRDVPHRTFILLGAVHRWAGDAASVYSKGAWETPLGPLHVNEELACRMMESLGDLFTDNRGAHQGEHSIEVQLPFIARLFPGAAILPIALPPGKAAFDIGKRLGAFLKKESPNAVVIGTTDLTHYGPSYGFAPKGVGDEAVKWSKEVNDASIIKLALEMKGDDIYPEARANHNACGAGAMAGTAGAALSLGATKGVLVEYTTSLDMMPGRKAHDFVGYAGIVYY from the coding sequence ATGGATGTTCAGGTTCGCAGCGCCGTCGTATCAGGCTCGTTTTACCCTTATGATGAGAAGTCCTGCGGTGAGATGATTGACACCATCATGAAGGACTTAAAAAGGATTCCCGGCCTGGGAAAAGTGGTGGCAGGAATCGTGCCCCATGCGGGGTGGATATTCTCCGGCCCCACGGCGGGGAAGGTCTTTGCCCAGATTGACAGGGACGTGCCGCACCGCACTTTTATTCTTCTGGGAGCAGTGCACCGCTGGGCGGGAGATGCCGCCTCGGTTTACTCGAAAGGCGCGTGGGAGACTCCTCTCGGCCCGCTTCACGTCAACGAGGAGCTTGCCTGCAGAATGATGGAGTCTCTTGGCGACCTCTTTACGGACAACAGGGGAGCCCATCAGGGGGAGCACTCCATCGAGGTGCAGCTTCCCTTCATTGCCCGCCTTTTTCCCGGTGCCGCCATTCTTCCCATTGCCCTCCCGCCGGGGAAGGCGGCCTTTGATATCGGAAAAAGGCTCGGTGCATTTCTTAAGAAGGAGAGTCCCAATGCAGTAGTGATAGGGACAACCGATCTCACCCATTACGGCCCGTCTTATGGCTTTGCGCCCAAGGGGGTAGGTGATGAGGCGGTAAAATGGTCAAAAGAGGTCAATGATGCTTCAATCATCAAGCTTGCCCTCGAGATGAAGGGCGACGATATATACCCTGAAGCCAGGGCCAATCATAATGCCTGCGGCGCGGGGGCAATGGCAGGCACTGCCGGTGCCGCGCTCTCCCTGGGCGCCACGAAAGGGGTCCTGGTGGAATACACGACAAGCCTTGACATGATGCCGGGAAGAAAAGCCCACGACTTTGTGGGCTATGCCGGAATAGTATATTATTAG
- a CDS encoding class I SAM-dependent methyltransferase, whose amino-acid sequence MEKKTAKAAREAGALMRELGVTAPLRILDAGCGCGAHAIFLALEGHEVVGVDLCEGFLSAAWEEAGKRGVEVKFMKGDIREMEYGGTFDLILLMGTLVSLFDDEGKQKAMAGLAASLRSHGLMAATLIESEATSKNIPVKGMPGKGIGAPSGKTMEGKPQGLSDLLRLMEGHGLVPIKTVRDWKGAPSKDGAARTLIIARKEQEL is encoded by the coding sequence ATGGAGAAAAAGACTGCCAAGGCCGCGAGGGAAGCCGGGGCCCTGATGAGGGAACTCGGCGTCACGGCCCCCCTGAGAATACTTGACGCGGGCTGCGGATGCGGAGCTCACGCCATTTTCCTTGCCCTTGAGGGGCACGAGGTGGTGGGAGTGGACCTCTGCGAGGGATTTCTCTCGGCGGCCTGGGAAGAGGCCGGGAAAAGGGGCGTAGAGGTGAAGTTCATGAAGGGAGACATCAGGGAGATGGAATACGGCGGGACTTTTGACCTTATCCTGCTCATGGGCACCCTCGTGAGTCTTTTTGATGACGAGGGAAAACAGAAAGCCATGGCAGGGCTTGCCGCCTCCCTTCGAAGCCATGGGCTCATGGCAGCCACTCTCATTGAGAGCGAAGCGACTTCAAAGAATATCCCCGTCAAAGGCATGCCTGGAAAAGGGATCGGGGCCCCCTCTGGCAAAACCATGGAGGGAAAGCCCCAGGGCCTCTCAGACCTGCTGAGGCTCATGGAGGGGCATGGCCTTGTGCCGATAAAGACAGTGAGAGACTGGAAGGGAGCGCCTTCTAAAGATGGCGCCGCCAGGACCCTCATAATCGCGAGGAAAGAACAGGAACTTTAA